Proteins encoded together in one Styela clava chromosome 12, kaStyClav1.hap1.2, whole genome shotgun sequence window:
- the LOC144430392 gene encoding uncharacterized protein LOC144430392, producing MIGKCKIKRSILRPDIKVRRKKRDVSFKYFLQKESGDQFEVCQTFFLTTLDVSRKQVRTALSKEFIGSVENDMRGITVPHNRFDPKKVEKVIEHICMFKTVQSHYVRKESKYQYLPPTLDVATMHRMYIRFCAENNIENPLKYEAYLSIFHDNFNIKFSSDISSFKEVHCYLWNEEEAKKGSNEVASALLLYLKFLQKKGVKNVYLFCDRCAGQNRNRMGIAKTRMTVHILLSKKSQNGCTPLPLISGNLSSYKH from the exons atgatTGGAAAATGCAAAATTAAAAGAAGCATATTGAGACCAGATATTAAAGTCAGACGCAAAAAAAGAGATgttagtttcaaatattttcttcagAAGGAAAGTGGAGATCAGTTTGAGGTTTGTCAGACATTTTTCCTCACAACTCTTGATGTTTCAAGAAAACAAGTTAGAACAGCATTATCAAAAGAATTTATTGGAAGTGTTGAAAATGATATGCGTGGTATAACTGTACCCCATAACAGATTTGATCCAAAAAAAGTGGAAAAGGTTATCGAACATATTTGTATGTTTAAAACAGTTCAAAGTCACTATGTTCGAAAGGAGTCTAAATATCAATATTTGCCTCCAACATTAGATGTGGCTACTATGCACCGAATGTACATACGATTCTGTGCAGAAAATAACATTGAGAATCCCTTGAAATACGAAGCTTACTTGTCCATTTTTcatgataattttaatataaaattt TCTTCGGACATCTCGTCTTTTAAAGAAGTTCATTGTTACTTGTGGAATGAGGAAGAAGCAAAAAAGGGTTCAAATGAGGTGGCGTCTGCACTGTTGCTCTACTTGAAGTTTTTACAAAAAAAGGGCGTGAAGAATGTGTACCTTTTTTGTGACAGATGCGCAGGACAAAATCGCAACCGCATG GGCATAGCCAAAACAAGAATGACTGTGCACATTCTCTTATCGAAAAAGAGTCAAAACGGCTGCACACCTTTACCACTGATCAGTGGGAATCTATCATCGTACAAGCATTGA
- the LOC120328172 gene encoding zinc finger BED domain-containing protein 5-like — MSKRNYSPAYIKYGFIAIEHNGEVLPQCVVCMKTLDNSAMKPSLLQRHLDTNHPDKKDRNESFFQRLGEQVKRQRFDNTGTIYQRKKCAVKASYEVALLIAKNQKAHTIGERLIMPSAKMLVKNVFGEEAAAKLVSVPLSNNTVKNRIEEMSVDIAEQVISGVKDSEYGFSIQLDESTDVTNNAQLLVYVRYTQEKAVKTELLMSKELSGTTKGKDIFEALDSFFKVNKLDWGKLIGCTTDGAPSMLGHKSGFRAHVTAVAQNVTFVHCFIHRFALCAKVLPQNMLSCLNRVIKLVNFVKTSALNTRLFKLLCEDLGSNHSCLLFYTEVRWLSRGNATRRLFELRHELLQFFKKKNHDFQNDLESKDFLTRLAYLSDIFEVLNNFNLSFQGPNLTVTDFISKLRALIRKLDLWTWNVSNQNYGMFKCLTSVEKNPDGGISKEIIDHLSQLNTELLNYFPDVAYCAYSVDPFFIDPVDVPVGTGEQEELIDIQTDEAAKIKHKECCPINFWLSMASSYSNLVRHAVSQLLIFPSTWECEQGFSALMAIKSKSRNRLGTPEHDFRCAVSKALPRIDQLVEKKQLHPSH, encoded by the coding sequence ATGTCTAAACGAAATTACAGTCCAGCTTACATAAAGTACGGATTCATAGCTATTGAACACAACGGGGAAGTTTTGCCGCAATGTGTAGTGTGCATGAAAACGCTTGATAATTCGGCTATGAAACCAAGCTTACTCCAACGACATCTTGACACAAATCATCCCGACAAGAAGGATCGAAATGAGAGTTTCTTTCAGCGACTGGGCGAGCAAGTGAAACGACAGCGCTTCGACAACACTGGCACAATTTATCAGAGAAAGAAGTGTGCTGTCAAGGCATCCTATGAAGTCGCTCTCCTGATAGCAAAAAATCAGAAAGCACATACCATTGGAGAGCGCCTCATTATGCCATCTGCAAAGATGTtagtaaaaaatgtatttggtgAAGAGGCGGCTGCAAAGCTAGTAAGTGTTCCCCTCTCCAACAATACGGTTAAGAATAGAATAGAAGAGATGTCAGTCGATATTGCTGAGCAAGTGATTTCAGGAGTGAAAGATTCAGAGTATGGTTTTTCCATTCAATTGGACGAGTCGACGGACGTAACAAATAACGCACAGTTACTTGTGTATGTTCGTTATACACAAGAAAAGGCTGTAAAAACTGAATTACTTATGAGCAAAGAACTTTCAGGTACAACAAAGGGAAAGGATATTTTCGAAGCATTAGACAGTTTTTTCAAAGTGAATAAACTGGACTGGGGAAAGTTGATTGGCTGTACAACAGATGGAGCTCCATCAATGCTAGGACATAAATCAGGCTTCAGAGCTCATGTGACGGCTGTGGCGCAAAACGTGacttttgttcattgttttattCATAGATTCGCCCTATGCGCGAAAGTGCTACCTCAGAACATGTTATCATGCTTGAACCGAGTTATCAAACTAGTAAATTTCGTCAAAACATCTGCTCTGAATACTCGGTTGTTTAAACTTCTTTGTGAGGATCTCGGTTCTAACCACAGCTGTCTCCTCTTCTATACGGAGGTGCGCTGGCTCTCTCGTGGTAATGCAACAAGGCGCCTGTTTGAACTGCGACATGAGCTTCTGCAATTCTTCAAGAAGAAGAATCACGATTTTCAAAACGACCTGGAGAGCAAAGATTTTCTTACTAGATTGGCATATCTATCAGACATTTTTGAAGTTCTGAACAACTTTAACCTGTCGTTTCAAGGACCCAATCTAACTGTAACAGATTtcatttcaaagcttagagcaCTCATTCGTAAGCTGGACCTCTGGACATGGAATGTTAGCAATCAAAACTACGGAATGTTCAAATGCCTCACTTCTGTTGAGAAAAATCCTGATGGTGGCATTTCTAAAGAAATTATTGATCATCTTTCGCAACTAAATACGGAGCTATTGAATTACTTTCCTGATGTTGCATACTGTGCTTACTCCGTCGACCCATTTTTCATTGATCCGGTTGATGTGCCTGTAGGGACCGGGGAACAAGAAGAACTAATAGACATTCAAACTGATGAGGcagcaaaaataaaacataaggaATGTTGTCCAATCAATTTCTGGTTGAGCATGGCATCATCGTATTCTAACCTAGTACGTCACGCTGTTTCCCAGCTATTGATTTTTCCATCTACGTGGGAGTGCGAACAAGGGTTTTCGGCTTTGATGGCCATCAAATCGAAAAGCCGAAATCGTCTTGGAACGCCAGAACATGACTTTCGATGCGCTGTCAGCAAAGCTCTTCCTCGCATTGACCAGCTGGTGGAGAAAAAACAACtacatccatctcattaa